The following coding sequences are from one Lolium rigidum isolate FL_2022 chromosome 6, APGP_CSIRO_Lrig_0.1, whole genome shotgun sequence window:
- the LOC124662848 gene encoding uncharacterized protein LOC124662848: protein MTTRSRGREQQQSSRSKSARTKLDGSGERLPSEGCGKRKKAKLDGISRRVSSVRSSKKRKSRQDWLEKKAKKRNRGKDEDDGSCSSSSAVSSPLREPYMPDGTEISKPIDSAISDKYRDMQEEYYAKIARQMKMPMLCELTPPNCLVNDPTLLHIRESSKKIVLRAAQFIVGLSSSFDGEPLAWCSGFWIDLDSEKRTGTVVTIAHPIRTKRPSPDAWLCKDEYASMSR, encoded by the exons ATGACGACCCGGTCGAGGGGGCGCGAGCAGCAGCAATCTTCGCGCTCCAAATCGGCAAGGACCAAGCTTGATGGGAGCGGCGAGCGATTGCCATCGGAGGGCTGCGGGAAAAGGAAAAAGGCCAAGCTTGATGGGATTAGCCGGCGAGTATCATCGGTGAGGTCCTCCAAGAAAAGGAAAAGTAGGCAGGATTGGTTGGAGAAGAAGGCCAAGAAGAGAAATAGGGGGAAGGATGAGGATGATGGCTCCTGCTCCTCGTCCTCGGCAGTCAGCTCTCCGCTTCGGGAGCCTTACATGCCTGATGGCACTGAAATAAGCAAACCCATCGACAGTGCGATATCCGACAAGTATAGGGATATGCAAGAGGAGTACTACGCGAAAATAG cacgccagatgaaaatgcccatgctttgtgaGCTTACACCTCCAAATTGCCTGGTTAATGATCCAACACTTCTTCACATCCGTGAATCTTCGAAGAAGATAGTGCTTCGTGCTGCTCAATTTATTGTTGGGCTTTCATCATCATTCG ATGGTGAGCCGCTAGCATGGTGTTCTGGTTTCTGGATTGATTTGGATAGCGAGAAGAGAACTGGTACCGTTGTGACGATCGCACATCCGATTCGCACAAAGCGCCCATCACCGGATGCTTGGTTATGCAAAGATGAGTATGCTTCGATGTCAAGGTAA